A window of Oncorhynchus nerka isolate Pitt River linkage group LG4, Oner_Uvic_2.0, whole genome shotgun sequence contains these coding sequences:
- the LOC115121971 gene encoding gap junction alpha-4 protein-like, with product MSRADWSFLEQLLEEGQEYSTGVGRVWLTVLFLFRMLVLGTAAESAWDDEQNSFVCNTKQPGCTAVCYDKAFPISHYRYFVLQVIFVSTPTIFYFGYVAMRAAKEKNEEEEEEEKKRSEESGCEGQERGGVKKNGEKKREVRMRDEIEELVEEKGGRKVVKALPEAPKLKGRLLCAYAASILLKVLLEVGFIVGLWYLYGFVIPARFECVRDPCPHTVDCFISRPTEKTIFTIYTQTIAGVSLLLNLVELLHLLQLAITHHLEKRYAQEQYTFPGIAVV from the coding sequence ATGTCCAGAGCTGACTGGTCCTTCCTGGAGCAGCTGTTGGAGGAGGGGCAGGAGTATAGCACCGGGGTGGGCCGCGTCTGGCTCACTGTCCTCTTCCTGTTCCGCATGCTGGTCCTGGGCACCGCCGCAGAGTCAGCCTGGGACGACGAACAGAACAGCTTCGTCTGTAATACCAAGCAACCTGGATGTACCGCTGTGTGTTACGACAAAGCTTTCCCCATATCACATTACCGCTATTTTGTCCTTCAGGTGATTTTTGTTTCCACGCCGACTATTTTCTATTTTGGGTATGTGGCCATGAGGGCTGCGAAGGAGAAgaacgaggaggaggaagaggaggagaagaagaggtcgGAGGAGAGTGGTTGtgagggacaagagaggggaggggtaaagaagaatggagagaagaagagggaggtgaGAATGCGGGATGAGATAGAAGAACTagtggaggagaaaggagggagaaaggtGGTGAAAGCTCTCCCAGAAGCTCCTAAGCTGAAGGGCCGTCTCCTCTGTGCCTACGCCGCCAGCATCCTCCTCAAGGTCCTCCTGGAGGTCGGCTTCATTGTCGGACTATGGTACCTCTATGGCTTCGTGATCCCGGCCCGGTTCGAGTGTGTCCGCGACCCCTGTCCTCACACGGTGGACTGCTTCATCTCCAGACCCACGGAGAAGACCATCTTCACCATCTACACCCAGACCATCGCTggagtctctctccttctcaaccTGGTAGagcttctccacctcctccagctgGCCATCACCCATCACCTGGAGAAGCGCTATGCCCAGGAGCAGTACACCTTTCCTGGCATAGCTGTGGTCTGA
- the LOC135571558 gene encoding uncharacterized protein LOC135571558, with amino-acid sequence MEMQQASPCQEKDHLHLPMREASYAKPRESYLDLGEASYTKPRESYLDLGEASYTKPRESYLDLGEPRERYLDLGDASYTKPRESYLDLGEASYTKPRESYLDLGEAGYAKPRESYLDLGEASYTKPRESYLDLGEASYTKPRERYLDLGDASYTKPRESYLDLGEASYTKPRESYLDLGEASYTKPRERYLDLVSGAGMDPDGDLLPSYLNYMGTMRTTHSSGRATQHTHSKGAQKGHSNKHTKHYV; translated from the exons ATGGAGATGCAGCAAGCTTCGCCTTGCCAGGAGAAGGACCATCTGCATTTACCCATGAGGGAGGCCAGCTACGCCAAGCCCAGAGAGAGTTATCTGGACCTGGGGGAGGCCAGCTACACCAAGCCCAGAGAGAGTTATCTGGACCTGGGGGAGGCCAGCTACACCAAGCCCAGAGAGAGTTATCTGGACCTGGGGGAG CCCAGAGAAAGATATCTGGACCTGGGGGATGCCAGCTACACCAAGCCTAGAGAGAGTTATCTGGATCTGGGGGAGGCCAGCTACACCAAGCCCAGAGAGAGTTATCTGGACCTGGGGGAGGCCGGCTACGCCAAGCCCAGAGAGAGTTATCTGGACCTGGGGGAGGCCAGCTACACCAAGCCCAGAGAGAGTTATCTGGACCTGGGGGAGGCCAGCTACACCAAGCCCAGAGAAAGATATCTGGACCTGGGGGATGCCAGCTACACCAAGCCCAGAGAGAGTTATCTGGACCTGGGGGAGGCCAGCTACACCAAGCCCAGAGAGAGTTATCTGGACCTGGGGGAGGCCAGCTACACCAAGCCCAGAGAAAGATATCTGGACCTGGTGTCGGGAGCAGGGATGGACCCTGATGGTGACCTGCTCCCCAGTTATCTGAACTATATGGGGACTATGAGGACAACACACTCTTCAGGGagagcaacacaacacacacacagtaagggtGCCCAGAAGGGACACAGCAACAAACACACTAAGCATTATGTATGA